In bacterium, the genomic window AGGTACTGGAAGGTAAGAGGGCTTTCCTAAAAAATGTGGGTGTAGAACCATCAGGTATCTGGCCACCGGAACTGGCTTATAGATTCTCCTATAAGTGGAAGCCACCCGTTGGAAATTATCCAGAGTATATCAGGCTCGGCCTTGAGGAGATTTACAATAAACTCGGAATTGAGTATTTTCTTGTTGACCATCATTTGATTGAGGGTGGTAAGGCGGTAGGGACTTATATAGGGCTTTTTGAAGCTCTTAAACTGCTTTGGGAGACCCAGGCTTCGGCTTACAGACCAGTGGAAGTCGAGAAAAAAGATATTCTGCGAAATTACTACGTTGTTTCCCCTGGTAAAAAGGTGGGCGCTGGTGTTTTTGCACGGGATCCAAGGACAGCTTTGCAGGTCTGGTCGAGAGATATTGGCTATCCCGGAGACTTTGCTTATCTGGAATTTCACAAAAAACACTTCCCGGGAGGTCACCGTTATTGGCGGATTACTGGGAAGGACGTGGATCTTGGAAACAAAGATGAATACCGAAGAGATTGGGCTGAAATGGCAGTGCAGAGCCATGCAAACCACTTTGTTGACATTTTGAAGAACATTATTGCGAAGAGCGAGCTGGAGGACCCCATCATTGTAGCACCTTTTGATACCGAACTTTATGGCCACTGGTGGTTTGAAGGCATTGATTGGCTTGAGAAGGTTTTTGAAAATATTTCCAAAGCCGAAAGTGTAGAAACTATTACCCTTGGTGAATATCACCGTAAACATCCTCCTGAAATGGTGGTAAATCTACCAGAAGGTTCATGGGGAGAGGGAGGTTTTCACTGGGTCTGGCTTAACGACTGGACTTCATGGACGTGGGAAAAAATTTACGAAATTGAAGATAGATTTTATAAGGAAGCTTTAAATAAAGATTTTGCTGGGAATTCTTTGTATATGAGGATTTTAAGGCAATTGGGAAGAGAACTTCTTTTACTCCAGTCTTCTGACTGGCAGTTCCTCATAACTACCTGGAGTGCCAGGGATTATGCGGAACAGAGAGTTGCAATTCACTACGAGTATTGTAAAAGGCTCCTTGAGATGCTTGCTAATTTAAGAAATAATGAAGGTTTGAGTGACGAAGGTTTAAACCTGCTTCATTCCTTGGAAGAAAGGGATA contains:
- a CDS encoding DUF1957 domain-containing protein, whose translation is MAKRGYFSLVLHSHLPYVLGHGVWPHGAEWLYEAATETYIPLLMAIERLISKGIRVHFTIGITPVLQEQLKDDRFKEGVKGYVEQKIDSAREDEIYFLKTGYKHRASLAVFWQRFYEQVGEYFDQINRDIIGRFSSFFKEGHIEIITSGATHGYMPLLLKDESCYAQVLEGKRAFLKNVGVEPSGIWPPELAYRFSYKWKPPVGNYPEYIRLGLEEIYNKLGIEYFLVDHHLIEGGKAVGTYIGLFEALKLLWETQASAYRPVEVEKKDILRNYYVVSPGKKVGAGVFARDPRTALQVWSRDIGYPGDFAYLEFHKKHFPGGHRYWRITGKDVDLGNKDEYRRDWAEMAVQSHANHFVDILKNIIAKSELEDPIIVAPFDTELYGHWWFEGIDWLEKVFENISKAESVETITLGEYHRKHPPEMVVNLPEGSWGEGGFHWVWLNDWTSWTWEKIYEIEDRFYKEALNKDFAGNSLYMRILRQLGRELLLLQSSDWQFLITTWSARDYAEQRVAIHYEYCKRLLEMLANLRNNEGLSDEGLNLLHSLEERDRLFEDINPMEWNLQ